Part of the Psilocybe cubensis strain MGC-MH-2018 chromosome 11, whole genome shotgun sequence genome is shown below.
TATGCACGGCGCGGGCGGATCCATACGGAGAGGTTGCTATATCCTCATTCAGAAATGCCAGATTGTCACCTTCggtggaaaagaaaaagccgccctttttcttccacTCGATGGACACTTCGTAGTCGTCATCGTATGAGCCATAGTGGGTCAGAAATGGAATAAGGAGAGAACAGCAAGGACACGCCTGTGGTCCTGAACCTTTCCTATGGATATCTCCCAAATTTCCGAGATGGTACTTGGTTGGTTCCCGATTAGTGTTGGTCTTCTGTAGGTCGAGTGTCTGGCAGACATCACACAGTGGTAGAACCTTTGTATCCATGGCGTCCTGCCTCTGGAATACCTTAGCTGTTGACAAATTCTATTTGTGTACAGCTTACATCAAGATTGTCAAGAGATCGCTATTGACTTGGTTGGCTGAGTGTGTTCACTTGTTCGATGTCGTTGTGAAAGTCGGCAAGCTATCGTCTGATCCCTTAAATATTTTCCCACCGAAGACCTGGTTGTGATAAAAATAGTGTTGACTCTGAGATATTCACCTATGGAACGCCGCCAACTGGATGAGCTATATTACGTGCTGACATCAGAACAAGGGCCAATAAAAATTGCATTGTAATATTAATCAAATATCACCATCttctttgaagtttgaaagGCCAATCGCTATGCCTCTAAGACATTGTTTTCCGTATTTACCGGGAATTTATCGAAATTTTTCTACGAATATTGGTTTTAGAGAAGCAAGTATCCTCCTTCTATATTTATTGTCTGGCCAGTGATATATCCACACCTTACGAGAAAGCATTAAATGATCAGAAGATTATATATTGCCCTAGACGGTTAACTCACTTCATTACAAAAAGATATGCCTCAGCACACTGATAGGATATATCAACCATATGAATTTTTTCTCTCCAATCCTGATATTGACAAAATGACGTACCTCGCTGGGGTCCCCGCCACGTTTCAGGAGAATTTTCTCACTGTAAGTCTTGATAACCTGCTCTTTACGTTCCCCAAACATGTTGTCAGTAAGCTATGTTTATTGGATATCAGGCATGTGAGATGGCATAGAACCAGAAAACACGAACTTCTGTGAGAATCTAGGAAATTATCAGGTAACGGTGACATCTTGAAAACTAATTAAGAAATATTCTTACCAGTCCTGGGCAAATTAGGTTAACTCGAACGGGAGCGAGATCCAATGCCAAGCCTCTAGTCAATCCCTCTAAAGCAGTTGTAACACTGCTCGCAAGTGTGCTTCCGGGAGCCGGTCTTTGCCCCACGAGTCCTACAGCATGTAGTATTTTAAACAGATAGATCCTCTCATAGTTATGAGTTACTTGCCAGATGTGAGCGTCAACGAGCCACCTGGGTGGAATTTTGCATGCTTCGCCAAGATGAACGGTCCCCAAAAGCGCACAGTAAAAATTCCTTGAAGCCAAATATTAGAAAATATATTCAAATTACTAAAAGGAATTCAGCCACCTTGTCCCTGATCAACCGAGCCTACGTTCGAATAGGGAAGCACGCCACTACCGTGTTCGTCTTTGGGGACATCTCCGCTGGTCCAGACAATGTGATCAACGGTACCAATTGCAACAGCAAAAGTTTTAACTGCGTTGGAGTCTTTTGCATCCAAGACCTCTCCACGAACCTCTCCAGGTAGATTATACGCCTTTAGTCTTGCAATAGCGTCATCGATGCGAGATTTATTGCTTGATGCAATGATCACCACGCTTGCGAGTGATTGCAGTGCACCGATAGCTACGGCAAAGCCAATACCGGATGATCCGCCTACCACAACGACAGTTTTATTCTGGAGTGTTGCCATTTTTTATGTATGTTATGAGGAAGTAAGAAATGTTGATGTCCCAGAGAATGCGAATCCCATCTTATATACCTAACCTATTCTAACCACCGTGCCGCTTGGGCCAGATTGTCTAAGGGGCACTTCATCAATTACGTCATCTTTATTATCCAATCTGGACATTTGCTGGGCATAATGTCGTACATTTGGTCGCAAAGTACTAAATTGTTAAATGTAAGATAACGGATCAGCCATCTCTCCCTTTCAGTGCTTTGAAATCAATCCAATTATGTAGCCTGACTCCCAGGAAAGGTATAATGATTAGTAGCCTACTGCTCGCAGTTCTGTAATGAACGTAAAATTATTTGCAATCCAGGTTGCTTTGATTTACAATAGAACTTTGACTAGTCCCTCGTCTCACATCTGAAGCCTTCAGGTATTATTTTTGTCATACACCTTACTAAGTTCACTCACACCAAggtttgtcatggatcttATATTCGGGTTTCGTTCTGAATTCGGACACTTTCCGGTCTTAATGTATTGAGAGTAATACGTGTCTACTCATATTACTTCTATCGCTCGTTATTCTCCCATCCTGTTGATAGAGTCATGAATGGTTGAAACAAATAAAATCAATGACTTGTTCACTAGGGATTGTGTTTTCCAATCTTTATATCACTTTTGTCATGTAGCTATACTTAACAGTTCCTATACCTTATTGAAGTCTTTATAATGTTGTCCATTGCAATGCCGTAAAGGAAGGAGTTGATATACCTGCCTCCGAGTCACAGGGGTAGATTTTGATTATACAGGGTTGCCACCCATTTGTTATGAGGGTGATcgaaagacaaggatattaCGGTGGTACTGGAACCAAATTCTACCTGGTTTTGGAACTAGTAATTTTGACAATTTCCTATATATACCTTTTAGAGCAGCAAGCACCCTCCCTCAACATCAATTCGCTGGCCAGTGACGTATCCACACCTTACAACAAACGGTTCAGTACTCAACATACATGATATACAAGATTGTCTAACTCACTTCATCACAAATAGATATGCCTCGGCACATTAAAGAGATATATCACAGCTGAGGCATAACTTTAAAACATCTGCTTGAGAATTAGCCTACCTCGCTTGGGTCAGCGCCCCATTTCAAGGAGAATTTTATCAGTGTATGCTTTAACAACGTGTTCCTTACGCTCTCCAAACAGTTTGTCAATCAGCTATAGATATTGTAAACTGACAAAGTTGAAGTCAGAATTGATAAACATAAACTTCAGTATTGATCAGTGTAACCCCGGAGCAAACGGAAACAAATCTACATGATTAACACCACAGGCAATACACGAACGAAGGACGGAAAGAACCGGCTGGGAGTAAGTCCGAAACCGatacaaaaaataaagtgCATGCTACGCTTTATAGGGTGGAGATTCAGGGAGTTGGAATGCTAATATCATAGCCAAACATGGTAAATAGACGCCTTGATGTGCACTCACGGTCAGTGTCGACAGGCTCACCGGGTGTGAAGATACTGATTTTATATTACACACGCTCTCTGAATCTACTCTTTCTTGATAGTGAACTGCCAATTACTGTCCGGAGCTGCAGGTCCGATATTGTATCATCTGCTACTGACATGCACAATCATGAGAAGACATTGTCTGCCCACATTTTTATAGTGGTTGAGGAACATTGTGTGTAAATTTGAATCATtgtcctgtcattgagacACACCTTATCTCACCAATGATATAAAGATCCCGAAATCGATGACCATCGATGTATATATTTTTTGCGCAGTCTTCTAATGAGTTGATTGTCATCATCGTGAGAAGTTAAAAAACTTGCTACTTCAAAATATTTCTTGACACAAAGTGTTTGTGCAGATTTTGGACGTTTAGCTATTAATATGGAAGTAGCCTATTGATACTCAGTGGTAAAGCCACCGTTGACCTTGTCGCCGATTGGTGCACTCTTTTTATGCCGAGTTTGTCTCAAAAAAGGTGTTCAATTTGCGTCCGAATACTCGCAAACGAATTGGAAGAGGCAACAGACGTATCACAGCCTGGGAAACATAGTCAGCGACACCGAGATATATACATCGAAGTCACCCCTGGAGCACTCTTCCTCAGTTTCTACATCACCTTCACCTGTATCAATAGGAGAATGCAGACGAGGAGTCAGCGACAACATACTGGCAATGGCAGTGTTAGGATACCTACCCAGCTACCCGAACGCCCGTCGAGCGGCCGTAAAGATCAAGTGCACGATGCCTCCGGAAGCAAAAACTATCACCCAGATCAGCATCAGGGTCCCGCCCGGGGCATGATCCAATACTGCGACCTACCGTCAGGTTCAGTTCCCCCTTCACTTACCACGGCTCTTCAGGACATGATGATACCTTTTTGCAGCGCTGTATTTGCTCCTCCACATGGCTACGTGCTAATCTCAGAACCAAATGACTGCGTTACACTGAGGTTATCTATCCCTGAAGGCCCTGTTCCAGGACAATATATCCAACCGCCATACCACATCCTCTCCATGCATTATATGCGAAGTTCGATGCCTGTACAGCACCGTGTAGTCGCATGGCACTGTCTGGCACTCGTAGCTGGGAACCAGCGCCCGATGATTAACCAATGCTACGAATATTACCTGCAAAACTATGGCCAGAATTTTACCGAGCCTCCAATGATTATCTTCAGCACCATGCCGTTTCTTCAGGGGGGTGACCAGCTTGCGTTTGATCTGATGGAGTACATTATCCGCATTGTGGGGCTCATAATGGGAGAACCTGGGAAGTGGCATGAGTACCAGACCAATGCCGTTGATGTTTTAGGATTGAAAAGAGACTACGGTGCACAGCAAGAGCGAATGTCGTCCATCAATCGCGTGATCATCGAATTGTTGTATCATATCATGAAAACGCTACCCGCCAGATTCAGAGCCTTGATAAAATGTGATTGGTTTCCAAAAGAGTTCTCTACGGAAGGGTTTGAGGACGGTGTGACCTGGGCTGATGCAAAAACCGTGTTTCAAAAAGGatttggaaagaaagaaagcagTTATGTTGCGTATCGGCTTCCTAAACGACCTGCATACATACCGGCGTAGACTTAAACCTGTAACTAATATTGTTATATTCCCTGCACCGTTGGTATCCGTTGCAAATGTATGAAAACATTTTCCCACTATCCTGTATTACAGCCATATCATTTCATACCTAATATGTTCGGAAGTCGGTACCCAGAATTTTGACGGAACCTATCCCGGTGGACGCATCACAGGAGTCTGACAGAGAGTGCACTACAGTTTGGTTCAGTGTGTAAAGTGCTGAGCGATACAATGGATCGGAGAGAACCGCGCTCTGGCGGGAAGGTTCGGAATGACGATCTACATGTGATATGTGTGAAATAACTGTTGGCCGAGACTTTGCCGAAGGGAGCGAACATAAACAGGATGGACAGTTACACTGCAAAATCATTTTCGGACATCACTTTGGATATTAGATAAGTAGGTATCCTCCTTCGACGTCAATCTTTTGACCTGTGATATATCCACACCTTATGGACAAGAAGTAAGTGTGTTGCATAATCAATATATTTGAGAAAAGTGAACTCACTTCATGACAAATAGATATGCCTCTGCGCACTAAAAAAACGAGATATTGTAGTAAGTCTAAGTTACCCTATCATATTgataaaaatgaaatgtTTACCTCGCTGGGATCACCACCCCGCTTCATGAGAATCTTTTCAACATAAGTCTTTGTGATATGGTCCTTGTGCTCTCCAAACATCTTCTCAATGAGCTGTAAGTATGTCATTGTTGAATATAATTGGACGAAAACAATCAATTTGAATTTTTAAACACAAACCTCGGTGTTGATCTATATagcaaacaaaaaatcaGAAACTGGTAATCGGTTTGTGAAGTAGAGGAGAAAGACTTACCAATCCTGGACATATAAGATTGACTCGAACTGGAGCGATGTCTACAGCTAAGCCTCGGGTTAAACCTTCCAGAGCGGTAGCAACACTGCTTCCAAGCGCTCCGCCTGGGAAAGGTCTCTGTCCCGCAATACCTGGAGGGTACAGTCTCAGTCAATAATTTTGATTCATGCACACCAACACATTGCTTCTACCTGAAGTGAGTGTCAGAGATCCACCTGGATTGAACTTTGCGTGTTTCGCCACAATAAAGGGCCCCCAGAATCGAATGGTGAAGAGTCCTTGATATGACAATGGAACCCCATTTAACATCAGTAATGGGTGTGGTCTGAGTACTGAGATTTTCTCACCCTGTCCTTTGTCCACTGAGTCTGCGATGGAGAAGGGACCCGAGGGACCTCCCAGCTCGGCCTTGGGGACGTCGCCACTGGTCCAAACAATATGATCCACTGCCCCAAGTGCAACTGCAAACGCTTTCACAGCGTCGGAGTCCTTTGCATCAAGCACCTCGCCGCGGATTTCCCCAGGTAAGTTGTGCGCTTTCAACCGTGCAACGGCGTCTTCGACGCGAGCTTTGTTGCTCGAAGCGATGATAACGAGGCTTGCAAGCGATTGGAGTGCGCCGAGGGCTACTGCAAATCCAATGCCTGATGAACcgccaacgacgacgacctttttgttttgtaAGGTTGCCATTATATTTATGTGTGATAGATGGGAAAGAAGATTGGAGTTTTTGTTAAGTTTTCAGTAGATTCAACCAGCCTTATATAGCACTCAGTAGATCAAGCGAGATATAAAACGCACACCAATAGTATGTTCAACACGTCATCCGTTTTGCCGGAAAAGGTGGCCGTAGTCTACGACATACAGCGGCAGGTGTTGTTTACAACATGATATTGATGGACGATGAACTGGTGATTAGAAAGCAGTACCACTTTGGGGGTTCTGATTGGTCTAAATGACCGCATAGTGTTTGTGACGCTTGGAAAACTACGTTTAACCCATCACAGCTTCATTATTGCAGACATACGTAGGTCAATCATGAGATGCCGAGCGTCGCCTTCACTGTGTGCCTTACTAAGTTGCTCTTCACAGTTTGTCATGAATTCTATTGCCGCGCCTCCTTCTGATAATGTCTAATAGACTTTCGCTGCCGAGCTTGCGCGGCCTTCAGTCGAATCGCTACAGACTTTGACAACGCAGTAGAGTGGCAATGGCTGATCGCTATATTAGCAATAGTTATATGATTGATGTCGAGTAGATATATACTCACGTATGTTTATTGTCTATCCAGGGAATCCTAAACGCGTACTCTAACACCTCCAATGGCAATGTTGCGCGAGCAACGGCCGGATCAGGAGCGGCATACAATGAATAGCAACCAATTCCAAACTCAGCCCCGCCTCCATGCCGTCATGCCACACAATATAGTCCCACATCCGGACGAGTATAATGATCATGCCCATGTTTGCGTATATGTGTGTGTCCAGGATCAGGGTCGAAACTGGAGTCACAAACCCTTTGATCATTTGAACAGATTAATTAGGCACCCCACACCCGATGGATGCGATGCAAGTTCAAAAAGTCCTGgatattttatacaattcAGCACGTCCGAGCAACCCAGTACACAGTGTGCGTCTCTTATCTGCTTCTTCCACTACCATCATGGACGGATTCTTAATATTATTGACTACAAGGTGCCCTGAATATTTGAAGGAGTGGTTGTTAGAGTAGGACACCCACTCTAACAGTAGACACCCTCACGTGCCTCCGTGACACACTCGTAGCTACTTAGTCGCTCCCAGTAGCTACGTAGATCccagttccttctttgtttctGTACCCATCAACATGCTTTTGCCTTCGCTTTCCGTTCCTCGTCCCCCGTTGGGTCTCCTCCTAACATCAAGAAGGAACTTAACATCAACAAACCCATTCTTCCCTCtcccctctctctctcgccaAACTGTCTGCCTCAACCCATATCCTCGCCCTTTCTCCCCTCCAACGCGATATCGCGTCTTACACCAACCTCTGTGACCGCCTCACTTGGcgactttttttcttgcaaGGCGATTTGTTGGCACACGAACGTGTTCTCCGTTTTGCTTCCGATAACGGAGAGCCTTTCTCTGTTCTTCGTGCTCTCACCGCTGCGGT
Proteins encoded:
- a CDS encoding Short-chain dehydrogenase/reductase ucsE, producing the protein MATLQNKKVVVVGGSSGIGFAVALGALQSLASLVIIASSNKARVEDAVARLKAHNLPGEIRGEVLDAKDSDAVKAFAVALGAVDHIVWTSGDVPKAELGGPSGPFSIADSVDKGQGIAGQRPFPGGALGSSVATALEGLTRGLAVDIAPVRVNLICPGLINTELIEKMFGEHKDHITKTYVEKILMKRGGDPSECAEAYLFVMKCGYITGQKIDVEGGYLLI
- a CDS encoding Short-chain dehydrogenase/reductase ucsE, which gives rise to MATLQNKTVVVVGGSSGIGFAVAIGALQSLASVVIIASSNKSRIDDAIARLKAYNLPGEVRGEVLDAKDSNAVKTFAVAIGTVDHIVWTSGDVPKDEHGSGVLPYSNVGSVDQGQGIFTVRFWGPFILAKHAKFHPGLVGQRPAPGSTLASSVTTALEGLTRGLALDLAPVRVNLICPGLLTDNMFGERKEQVIKTYSEKILLKRGGDPSECAEAYLFVMKCGYITGQTINIEGGYLLL